The following coding sequences are from one Candidatus Manganitrophaceae bacterium window:
- a CDS encoding alpha-ketoacid dehydrogenase subunit beta, which translates to MVTKKLTLVQAINQALRHEMEKNPDMVLLGEDIGLDGGVFRTTEGLIDQFGDNRVVDTPLSESGIVGVAIGMAAYGLTPVVEIQFMGFLYGAMEQLISHAARLRTRTQGRYTCPIVVRSPYGGGIHAPELHSESTEALFIHTPGLKVVTPSTPAEAKGLLLSSIRDPDPVIFLEPARIYRAIKEEVPEGEYLIPLGKARTLMEGKDITLITWGAMVHPVLKAADRMAMEGVEAEVIDLRTLSPLDIETLLCSVKKTGRAVIVHEAPRSCGLGAEISALLCEEALDALEAPVLRVTGFDTPFPLPKMEKYYLPDVDQIVETIETVVGY; encoded by the coding sequence ATGGTTACGAAGAAACTTACCCTTGTCCAGGCCATCAACCAGGCGCTCCGGCACGAAATGGAGAAGAACCCCGACATGGTATTGCTGGGAGAAGACATCGGTCTGGATGGGGGGGTCTTTCGAACAACGGAAGGTCTGATCGATCAATTCGGCGATAATCGCGTGGTCGATACCCCGCTCTCGGAATCAGGTATCGTCGGCGTGGCCATCGGAATGGCCGCTTATGGCTTGACCCCTGTCGTTGAGATTCAGTTCATGGGCTTTCTCTATGGCGCGATGGAACAACTCATCTCACATGCCGCGCGCCTTCGGACTCGAACGCAGGGCCGATACACCTGTCCGATTGTTGTCCGCAGCCCTTATGGCGGAGGGATTCATGCGCCCGAACTTCATTCGGAAAGCACGGAGGCCCTGTTTATTCATACCCCCGGTCTCAAGGTTGTGACTCCCTCCACCCCGGCAGAGGCCAAGGGTCTTCTTCTGTCCTCAATCCGGGATCCCGATCCGGTCATTTTTTTAGAACCGGCAAGGATATACCGGGCGATCAAGGAAGAGGTCCCGGAAGGGGAGTATCTTATCCCACTGGGGAAGGCCCGGACTCTCATGGAGGGAAAGGACATCACCCTGATCACATGGGGGGCAATGGTCCATCCTGTGTTAAAGGCTGCAGACCGAATGGCCATGGAAGGGGTTGAAGCAGAGGTCATCGATTTACGTACCCTTTCGCCACTCGATATTGAGACCCTTCTCTGCTCGGTAAAAAAAACGGGGCGCGCCGTGATCGTCCACGAGGCTCCCCGAAGCTGCGGACTCGGGGCGGAGATCTCAGCTCTGCTTTGTGAGGAGGCCCTTGACGCGCTGGAAGCCCCTGTTCTTCGCGTGACCGGGTTCGATACCCCCTTCCCGCTTCCCAAAATGGAAAAATATTACCTGCCTGATGTTGACCAAATCGTAGAGACCATCGAAACGGTTGTGGGTTATTAA
- the pdhA gene encoding pyruvate dehydrogenase (acetyl-transferring) E1 component subunit alpha, whose translation MPKKVLKRFEVTYLQILNETGQTDPTLQYGPQKITEKEARAFYHSMVLIRAFDEKALNLQRAGRIGTYASILGQEAIQVGCAFALDQSDWLFPAFRESGLLLLRDIPMKMLYQYWSGDERGSAFPENHHDFPVSIPVGTHIPHAVGAAWAAQFKRDPIAVMATFGDGATSKGDFHEGLNFAGVMRLPVVFVCQNNQWAISLPLSQQTASSTLAQKAISYGFEGLQVDGNDVFGVYVSTKNALEKARQGGGPTLIECVTYRLSDHTTADDASRYRSEEDVVIWRKKDPLTRLRTYLEKEYHWSNSEETDLLQETKKKIASAVAELESLEPPDPEEMFDHVFETLSPALIQQKNQLRKRLQGESKS comes from the coding sequence ATGCCGAAAAAGGTTCTCAAGAGGTTCGAGGTCACATACCTTCAGATCTTGAATGAAACCGGGCAGACCGATCCAACCCTCCAGTACGGACCCCAAAAAATTACTGAAAAAGAAGCCAGGGCTTTCTATCATTCGATGGTCCTGATCAGGGCCTTTGATGAAAAGGCGCTGAACCTCCAGCGTGCAGGACGGATCGGCACCTATGCCTCAATACTGGGACAAGAGGCCATTCAGGTCGGATGCGCCTTTGCGCTCGATCAATCCGATTGGCTCTTTCCCGCCTTCCGCGAAAGCGGCCTCTTGCTCCTGCGTGACATCCCCATGAAGATGCTTTACCAGTACTGGTCAGGCGACGAACGCGGAAGCGCCTTTCCGGAAAACCACCATGACTTCCCAGTATCCATCCCTGTCGGGACCCATATTCCGCATGCCGTCGGGGCCGCCTGGGCGGCCCAATTCAAGCGAGATCCGATTGCCGTCATGGCCACTTTCGGGGACGGCGCGACATCGAAAGGGGATTTTCACGAAGGGCTCAACTTCGCCGGTGTTATGCGGCTCCCGGTTGTCTTCGTCTGCCAGAACAACCAGTGGGCCATCTCACTCCCACTGTCACAGCAGACCGCATCCTCCACCCTGGCACAGAAAGCAATTTCCTACGGTTTTGAAGGCTTACAAGTTGATGGGAATGATGTCTTTGGAGTATATGTTTCCACGAAGAATGCACTTGAGAAAGCCCGTCAGGGAGGAGGACCAACCCTGATCGAATGTGTGACCTATCGTCTGAGCGACCATACTACGGCGGATGACGCCTCCCGGTATCGTTCAGAAGAAGATGTTGTAATCTGGCGGAAGAAAGACCCGCTTACCCGGCTTCGCACATACCTGGAGAAAGAGTATCACTGGTCGAATTCTGAAGAGACCGATCTCCTTCAGGAGACAAAAAAAAAGATTGCTTCGGCGGTCGCAGAACTCGAGTCGCTCGAACCGCCCGACCCTGAGGAGATGTTTGACCATGTTTTTGAAACATTGTCTCCCGCTCTCATCCAGCAGAAGAACCAGCTCAGGAAGCGTCTACAAGGGGAGAGTAAGTCTTGA